One window of the Cryptomeria japonica chromosome 7, Sugi_1.0, whole genome shotgun sequence genome contains the following:
- the LOC131035441 gene encoding SKP1-like protein 12 yields the protein MGANTVTFRLFRDEEVYEDFEVEKMAAIESVVVKTFIDRHTGMEPLRIPIPYDNIKSRKVLEMVLDYCKFHAHAKSNSIPVVDVKVWDNEFAGKALATDKNQATFCQILLAANFLKIEDLFRLVCKAAAEFLKHKSAEEVRQMFKTENDFSEQEEEAIKQDTKWTYA from the coding sequence ATGGGGGCAAATACAGTGACATTCAGGCTTTTCAGAGATGAGGAAGTGTATGAAGATTTCGAAGTGGAGAAAATGGCTGCAATAGAATCAGTGGTCGTAAAAACATTTATAGACAGACACACAGGAATGGAGCCTCTGAGGATTCCCATTCCTTATGATAACATCAAAAGTAGGAAAGTGCTGGAGATGGTATTAGACTACTGTAAATTCCATGCTCATGCAAAATCCAACAGTATACCAGTAGTCGATGTGAAGGTATGGGATAATGAATTCGCTGGCAAAGCTCTTGCTACGGATAAAAATCAGGCGACCTTCTGCCAAATTCTTTTGGCTGCGAATTTTCTTAAAATCGAAGATCTATTTCGTTTGGTATGTAAGGCCGCTGCAGAGTTTCTGAAACACAAAAGTGCGGAAGAAGTGCGGCAGATGTTTAAGACAGAGAATGATTTTAGTGAGCAGGAAGAGGAGGCAATCAAGCAAGACACAAAGTGGACCTACGCATAA